AAAACTTGCAGTCGCCTTTGGAATTATTGCTACTCCACCTGGGACACAGATAAAGGTTTTTAAGAATCTACGGACTTGCGTTGACTGTCACACTGCGATCAAATATATCTCTCAAATTGAAAAGAGAAGAATTATTGTGCGGGATTCCAGTCGGTTTCACTGTTTTGAGGGTGGGAGTTGTTCGTGCAAGGACTATTGGTGATTTTCTCCTGTTTTTTCTAAAGGAAGCTACAGAAAGCAAAACTATCATGTCTTGCTATTGAACTGGAATGGTTTTGCAACAAATTGTGTTATTCTAAGGAGGTATTCTACTTCATTCTGCATCTTGTCATTATTTTGCCAATGACTTTTGACTACTTGGTCGGTGACGAAGTGGTAGTAAACAATGTGATTCCAGCATACAAATATTGTTTTTCTTCCGTTATAGAGAGAACTTAGTAAAGCTAGCAGTTTGCAGATGATGAGGTTTTCGATAAGACCCTGTATACAGAAACTTTTTGATAGACACTGTATACAATATTTTTGGATATAATTCATGTCATATCAACATTTTTTGAAATGAATTCATGTTATATCAACTTTGTTCTTTGATAGTCCTAGTTGTGAACTTTCCCTTTTGAGGGTGCTATTCTAATATGTAATTACTGTGAAGTAAAAGTAAGTTTTGTTTGGTTttattctttagtttcctgtggGTGTTTTGTGTTTACGTTTGAATTTTGTCTTGATGCTACTTTTTTTGCTTcagttttttgtttctttttcattcaCGTGAAATCCTGTTGCTCCAGTGTAAGCAGTGGAGTAGACATCGCATCAGCAAGTGAAATTCTCCTTTCTGATGCATGAAATGTgcatttcctttgtttttttttcttcttttttctgtgcatgttttggTTCTTGTCTCCTAGTATTATCTTGCTGAGATTGTTTGCCTTAAAAGCTCTAGTGACTCGTCAGTAATCCCTTGTCCATATCTTTGTATTCCATTATAGCCGTATAGGATCTCCCCTTTGTATAAACAATCCAATTCGTTGTGCGAATAAGATTTGTATTCTCATCTTCTTTTATTGTATTTCTACTTTATGCAGATGCAATTGGTACAAGGAtatggttggactcttgtatcccTTGGCATTTGCTTCTGGAAAAAAGTATTCTCTTCAAGTAACTTTCACGAGACAGCTTTTGGGTGCTTTTTCAGTGTAAGACTCATAAATCTTCAATCTCTTGgatttctatgaataaagtctGATAATGGTACAACCTGTGTGCAAATTTAATGATCTAGAATTAGTGAACTCCTTAATTTCTTTTATATATTAAGTGCAAGCTTCAaagccacacacacacacacacactgcaCTCTCTTTTCCTTCTATACTTATAACCAAGCAGATCGTCTAGCCAAGCTTTTGTTACTGGTTTTCAGCCTGCTTTCTCCTAATGAATAAGTCAAATAATTTATTAGAAAAGAATTTAGGGGATGCAACCTGCCTACAAAATTTGAATGACAGACATCCTTGACTTTGTTACATGTTAGGAATCTGGAATATTAACTCTAGGGAATTTACAGTGACGGTATGTCTGTGTTGATTCATTTATAAATTCAAAGGCTAATATACAAATAACAACCGTCTACATTTTACGGATTAAAAGAGAAACATCACCTGCATTTTATGAAAGACTTAATTATTAAGGCTAAATGTAATTCTTTTGTTTTGGCggagaaaatgatagaaatgaAGGGTCCAAGTTAGGTATGCTTTTGGTGCTGTGTAGTTTACATGCAACTTTTGACATCTAATATCTGAGATAAGCCAAAGGATAGCCAATTTGGCACAACTTATGGCAATGACGTGCTTTTAGCACTTCTTGAATATGGTGGTAATTTTCACTAAAAGGCCCTAAAAGGTGCATGTGCTGTTCAAACAAAAGGACCTTGATTCCCTTTTAAAACAGCATCGAATTTATAAAGTCCAGTAGAGAGATAACATCATATACAAAAGATGAGAATACACTTGAATTTAACATCTGTAAGCATCTGATTTTTACACAAGATTGCAACTTGTAATGTGTGGGTAAGGTGCATGTCACAGGTTTGAACCTTGCCGCAAACAAAAGCCTGATATTTAATTGGAGAAGAATAGAGGAGCGGGCCCATTATCTGCGGAGTTTCTAATCATGCACCACTAGGTCCTCGGGGATTTCTCGGgttatcaaaataaaataaaaaaatctaggCATTATATTAAGAAGTAGTTCAGCAGTGTTGGCTTTCTACTCATTGGTTTATCCTTAGAAGAAGCTATAAAACTGGAGATCACAAATTTTTTAGTCTCGAATAGTTCTGAAATTTCCTAAAAGATTTGTAAGAAACTGTATAATTTGAATATATCTACTTGTTAAGTTCAGAATTTCAGGTTGAATTTATTGAAAGATCTTGAACATTTTGTAGGATGTTTGTGACATTGTAGCATGTTCTCTTCGATTAAATGAACTGATTCTCATGAGCTTTACCAATTTGTCCACTGGTACTGTTTGAATATTGAGCTAATTAACAATTTACGCCCTTcaagagaatttttttttattttgaagcGAATATATTAGCAGAATAAGGAAGATATGATTTTAGTCCATCATAAATGTTATTTTTGTTATGGAACCTTTTCCACAGGAGATCAGCGAATAATAACATAAGAGGCAAAAAAGGCAGCCCGTTGTactaagcttccgctatgcgcggggtccgggaagggccggaccacaagggtctattgtatgcagccttATCCTTAACATAGGAGGTGTGTAAATAAAACACATGAATTGTAAGTGGCATAGGAGATCATTTATAGGTATTCTAAAATCTTGATCGATGctaaaagaataaaataaaacatgCCCTTTTTTCCAACGACTTCCTTTGAATGGAATGTAAAAATGAATATTTGAAGTTTCATATTGCTTTTAATAGATGCTTTTTAATTAAACCAAGTTCCATTCTTTCTTAAATATTGCCCATTTGGTGATGCAGGGAAGGAGTTTTGCTCAGATAGCTTTCGTCCAGGCCTTGGTGGTTTTTGCTATTGGAAGAACTGATCCCTGAAATCCGGGCAATTGTTTGTGCACTCCATATAATTCTACGATGTAGTCCCCAGAGCTTTGGTCTTGGTGGTAAGACCACAACACGTGATGTGTCAATTAGGTTGTCGCGAGCTAAAACCCCGTGACAAGGACTTGGTATTTTAGTGGAGAAGGGTAGATGGATCCATTATAAGAGTTGCCATGACTTCTTCGGCTATGTTATGAATGTTTTGACTTAAATGGAGATTTCCTAACATTATGAGAATTTCATGTGAACTCTAAGACTTGTTGGAACACTGGTATCATGTTTTCTGTATATGAATGGCATGTTGAACTTGAATGCCAAGTTCAAAAGTTGTGTTTACAGCCGAAGGTGCCAAATAATGTTCTTAAAGTGTTTCGGGAGTATCATGAACCTTCATGTCAGATCCATACGAGGTTATGATAGAGACGGCAAAACCGGTCGAGCTGATACCCCAGGTAGGATTAATGTCAGATTACAGCGTTATGGTGAGACGGCTATGTCGGTCGAATCGATACCTCCGAGCAGACTCCATGAATGATTTACTATACACGTGATTATGTTCTAATTCAGTGTCCTTAGGTGCTCATTTAAATGTGATAGGTTTCACAAACGTACTATGACTACGAAATGCTTTATTTATGTTATTGCTTCGATACATATATACATTATTACTTTTTAAATTCTCATCCGAACTTGTGGATAATGTATATATGTGGATGCAGGTAGACGTTCATACGAGTTAGGATTAGGGGtatacataggtcgggttggttcggattttgcaattatcaaaccaaatcaattatatCGGGTTTTTAAATCTAtagatcaaaccaaaccaataaaagtcGGGTTTTTCAATATCGAGTTTCTCGAGTTTTCCGTTCCGATAAACTTGTGCTCCAAACTATATATAGCTGCCACCATAAAATTCTAATAAATTCCTGCAGCTATCTTGGAGTACAAAAAAGAACAGGAGGACCATGCAAATATAAAAGTCTAAAATTATACACCAAAAAAGGATCATGACAATAACACCTTGTGGGGTCAGGATCAATCTTATACGAGGCATTTTCTTGAATGAGCATGTTGTAACATGTTGCTTGAGTACAACAGGTCTACTTGAATGACAACCATGGTGGCTATTGTGTTAACCAAACAATGAATGGCAATAGGTGTTAAGGAAAAATTACTCCTTACACAATGCAAATGTCTTTTTTCCagtaaatattagaaaaatactATATATCAGGTATTGGATCTTGATATGTCAACACACTGTGTTCTAATAAAACATTAACAAGCCAATGAACTATTCCTGAAGGCTACAACTCCATACATTTCCATATCAGTTCTACTAAGTCAAGAGAAAGATTGAATTAGATTTAAACAATATCTGACCATTAGGAAGTAGGCAGAATGAGAAAATTATCTCCAAAAATATAAACTGCATATCATATTGCACTCTACATAAGAATTATCACCAACTTTTTAAGAGTAGACATTACACCCAAAATAActaaaagataaacaaaaagagAATATATTAAACTCTAAGAAGTTGGGCATCTTAGTAGATATTACAACTAGAGGAGCATGTTTCCAAAATACTTGTAAAGGCATAATGACCTCACTTCCAAAAATAGCCATGAAGCAAATTGTAGTTAATCATCCCTCTAATCAATCCTCAAAGGTGAGTTTACATATtctggaaaaaaagaagaaaaaacaattAACATATTTAAATATTAATTAATGTAAAAAATAACTATACTCATTAACAACTGAATATAAATTATTACCTTCTTCAATTTGCTCAATTTTCTGGACTTCCTCTAACATGTCTTCAAACTTATATTCCTTGGAAGGTGATCGTATCCATTGTTGAGTACAAATAAGTGCTTCCACTGTTTTTGGTGATAAAGAACTCCTATAAGAATCTAAAATTCGACCACCTGTACTAAAAGCAGACTCCGATGCAACTGTAGAAATAGGAATAGAAAGAACATCCCTTGCAATCTTTGAAACAATTGGATATTTACTAGATGAAACTTTCCACCATGCCAAGATATTAAGATCCTTGATCTTCACCACATCATCCATCAAATATATCTCAAGAtcagattttttttaatatttcccTCATCTTCCAAAAGTTTCTCCCACTTTGATTGCAACAAATCACCAACTTCACTCATGCTAGTATCGCCTCCAATATTGTCACTAGAAGCCTCAAAAAAAGAATCATTGTAGTTATCATACAAGCGAGTTAAAATGCTTACCACATCTTCGGacttcaatcttcccaacaaagaACCAAATGCATCAGTAAGAATGAAGTTCACATACTTCATCTTGTATCTAGGATCCAACATAACAGCAACAAGCAATAACATATTCATATCCTCAAACTTACCCCAATATTTCTCAAGTTTACTTTTCATTCTTCCTGCCATATCATTCAAAGTACGATCATCGCTTTTGGTATGCTTTATAATAGCATTTCGAAGATTGAAAAATTCATGGAAGAAAGAGTTGGAAGTAGCATATAAACTGCCTGAAAATTTTAAAGTTGTCTGATAGAAAATGTTAAGAAACTTGATAAAAGCTTTCACATTCTTCCAGTCGTCTGCAGATGGATTTCCTCTTAAAGTGCTTATTTCTTGACAATACTTTTGATACTTATGGTCATCCATATACATTTTTGTAAAGGCTTTTTCAAATTTTAGAGCTGTATCTAACATTGTATATGTGGAATTCTATCTTGTTTCAATATCAAGACTTACAAGATCATGAGTATCTATCTTATCTTTCTCAACAAATGACTTGAAAGAAGCAAATCTTGAAGGAGAAGACCTAACATATTTTACCGCATTTCTTACACGAGTAATAGGCTCAATTTGTTCATCTAACCCATCTTTTACAATCAAGTTCAAAATATGAGCATTGCATCTAACATGCAAAAACTCATTTCCAAGTATTGCCCCTTTCCAATCATCAATACGCAActtcaaatgctta
The Nicotiana sylvestris chromosome 11, ASM39365v2, whole genome shotgun sequence DNA segment above includes these coding regions:
- the LOC138880891 gene encoding zinc finger BED domain-containing protein RICESLEEPER 1-like; amino-acid sequence: MYMDDHKYQKYCQEISTLRGNPSADDWKNVKAFIKFLNIFYQTTLKFSGSLYATSNSFFHEFFNLRNAIIKHTKSDDRTLNDMAGRMKSKLEKYWGKFEDMNMLLLVAVMLDPRYKMKYVNFILTDAFGSLLGRLKSEDVVSILTRLYDNYNDSFFEASSDNIGGDTSMSEVGDLLQSKWEKLLEDEGNIKKNLILRYI